A single Bacteroidota bacterium DNA region contains:
- a CDS encoding YceI family protein has product MDKGKFKNNIPAKKVFGLAVVLFLLTGIFAFYPSRQLPVKYGLDPQISFVYLYGTSTLHDWVVTAEKIEGVLTAESDGDDLKKITYAKISIPVNYLKSGKKGMDENMYKAFKAEKFPEISYTLTDHIIDKDQMNTTGELTIAGIAKNIQSKVTHQKIGKHLKFSGELAINMTDFGIKPPEFLMGAFKTGDKVSIRFYFMFCDNKNLTHEN; this is encoded by the coding sequence TTGGATAAGGGAAAGTTTAAAAATAATATTCCGGCAAAAAAGGTTTTCGGCCTTGCGGTAGTACTATTTCTGTTAACGGGAATTTTTGCATTTTATCCATCGCGTCAGCTCCCGGTAAAATATGGGCTCGATCCCCAGATAAGTTTTGTCTATCTGTACGGCACTTCCACTCTCCATGATTGGGTTGTTACTGCGGAAAAGATAGAAGGTGTATTAACCGCGGAATCGGATGGTGATGACCTTAAAAAAATCACTTACGCAAAAATCAGCATCCCGGTAAATTACTTGAAAAGCGGGAAGAAAGGAATGGACGAGAATATGTATAAAGCATTTAAGGCAGAGAAATTTCCTGAAATAAGTTACACGCTTACAGACCATATTATTGATAAGGACCAGATGAATACAACGGGAGAATTAACAATTGCAGGAATTGCTAAAAACATACAATCAAAAGTCACACACCAAAAAATCGGAAAACATCTGAAGTTTAGCGGAGAGTTAGCAATCAACATGACTGATTTTGGCATTAAACCGCCAGAGTTCCTGATGGGAGCTTTCAAGACTGGAGACAAAGTATCTATCCGCTTTTATTTTATGTTTTGCGATAATAAAAACCTAACACATGAGAATTAA
- a CDS encoding inorganic pyrophosphatase, which produces MNNRNYPLFRAHPWHGIEPGKNTPEEITVYVEIVPTDTVKYEVDKESGYLTIDRPQKFSNVVPALYGFIPRTFCGPLVAKHDSVQTGRKIPLGDGDPLDVCVLCERSIIHGDILLHAIPIGGLRMIDKEEADDKIIAVLKGDEVYASWKDIEHVPEAMINRLKHYFLTYKNIPGKEIKPSVELVNAFGRDEAHNVIQKALECYEDCFKRDVVHNK; this is translated from the coding sequence ATGAACAATCGCAACTACCCCCTCTTTAGAGCGCATCCCTGGCATGGAATCGAGCCCGGTAAAAATACACCCGAAGAAATCACCGTGTATGTGGAAATAGTTCCCACCGATACCGTAAAATACGAAGTTGATAAAGAAAGCGGATACCTGACCATTGATCGTCCCCAGAAATTTTCAAACGTTGTGCCCGCATTATACGGGTTTATTCCTCGCACCTTTTGCGGGCCTCTTGTGGCTAAACACGACTCGGTGCAAACAGGGAGAAAAATCCCATTAGGTGATGGGGATCCCCTGGATGTTTGCGTGCTTTGCGAGCGCTCCATTATTCACGGAGATATATTGCTTCATGCCATACCCATTGGGGGCCTGCGGATGATTGACAAAGAAGAAGCCGATGATAAAATCATTGCGGTGCTGAAGGGCGATGAAGTTTATGCATCCTGGAAAGACATTGAGCACGTTCCAGAGGCAATGATCAACCGGCTGAAGCATTATTTTCTCACCTACAAGAATATTCCGGGTAAGGAGATCAAGCCTTCTGTGGAACTGGTAAATGCATTCGGAAGGGATGAAGCTCACAATGTGATCCAAAAGGCGTTGGAATGCTATGAGGATTGTTTTAAAAGAGACGTAGTCCATAACAAATAA
- a CDS encoding winged helix-turn-helix transcriptional regulator, giving the protein MPNISSYKSWTLREQADLFKSLAHPSRIGIIKLLLSSERGKMAVKEIYEKMRLEQSIASRHLGIMKNVGFLHKETKGKNSYYSLRMEHPVIKCIAQCMERKS; this is encoded by the coding sequence ATGCCAAATATATCTTCATACAAAAGCTGGACATTAAGGGAACAAGCGGACCTTTTTAAATCTCTGGCTCATCCATCCCGTATTGGAATCATAAAATTGCTTTTATCATCCGAACGCGGCAAAATGGCGGTGAAGGAAATTTATGAAAAGATGAGATTAGAGCAGTCCATTGCTTCGAGGCATCTTGGAATAATGAAAAACGTGGGATTTCTTCACAAAGAAACTAAGGGAAAGAATAGTTATTATAGCTTACGAATGGAACATCCTGTTATAAAATGTATTGCACAATGCATGGAGCGTAAATCTTAA
- the phbB gene encoding acetoacetyl-CoA reductase, protein MRTPNNKVALVTGGTGGIGTSICEFLYKEGYTVVANYRDFTKAMKWREEAKKWRDDQLKMGIDVKVVEGNVADYKSTQKMMKEIAEKAGAIDVLVNNAGITRDTPLHKMTPEQWYEVIDTNLHSVFNCTRLAIEGMIAKGWGRIINISSVNGQKGQFGQTNYSTAKSGMYGFSKSLALETAKKGITVNSISPGYIATSMVMAIKEEIREKIVAQIPVGRLGTPEEIAKLVTYLASDDAKYITGANMAINGGLHMY, encoded by the coding sequence ATGCGCACTCCTAATAATAAAGTAGCATTAGTCACAGGCGGAACCGGAGGCATTGGAACTTCTATCTGCGAATTTTTGTACAAGGAAGGTTATACTGTTGTCGCCAACTACCGCGATTTCACCAAAGCAATGAAGTGGCGCGAAGAAGCGAAAAAATGGAGGGACGACCAGTTGAAAATGGGAATTGATGTAAAAGTAGTGGAGGGAAATGTGGCGGATTATAAATCCACACAAAAGATGATGAAGGAGATCGCAGAAAAAGCTGGGGCTATAGATGTGCTGGTAAACAATGCCGGGATCACGCGAGATACTCCACTGCATAAAATGACTCCAGAACAATGGTATGAAGTTATTGATACAAACCTGCACAGCGTTTTTAACTGTACTCGCTTGGCCATTGAAGGAATGATTGCAAAAGGATGGGGAAGAATTATCAATATATCATCGGTTAACGGACAAAAAGGTCAATTCGGCCAGACAAATTATTCCACAGCAAAATCCGGAATGTATGGCTTCAGCAAGTCGCTTGCCCTGGAAACAGCTAAAAAAGGCATTACGGTTAATTCCATTTCTCCCGGATACATTGCTACTTCTATGGTAATGGCAATAAAAGAAGAAATCAGGGAGAAAATTGTAGCCCAAATTCCAGTTGGGAGATTAGGAACTCCGGAAGAGATTGCAAAACTCGTCACTTATCTTGCTTCAGATGATGCGAAATATATCACCGGAGCAAACATGGCGATTAATGGAGGACTTCACATGTATTAA
- the phaC gene encoding class I poly(R)-hydroxyalkanoic acid synthase: MKESENDLKDIFEETFRANQKIIQNYFENLSGYQHDLRDIGLTYSSFASKVFAEPEEMVKIQANYLNFLDKQQKLFLSMFNRKDGEAYSPVIEPRHEDKRFKAPEWKDQPFFDYIKQSYLLVTEFMQKSVNDVDMEEGRKRKLSFYMNHYIDALSPSNFAATNPEVIQLAQETKGESLKQGYKNLLTDVKKGRITQMDETAFEVGKNLAITPGAVVYQNELIQLIQYKPAGKKVYENPLLIIPPWINKYYILDLQPENSFARFMVEKGFTVFMISWKNPTPFMRNTSFDDYVEKGILRSAEVIQSITNGKKVNMLGYCLGGTLLGTALAVMYAQKNISAQSATFLASMLDFSDVGPMGDVIDQALVRKLERGELQKQGVMHGHDMERAFNLIRANDLIWNYVVNNYLKGKKPTAFDVLFWTNDNTNLPAKMYSYYLREMVLGNKLSRKNALRMCDTPIDLGQIDIPTFIVATREDHISPPQTAFTTTELLSGPVEFVLGDSGHVMGIANPPSRKKYGYSRFGKLGYGYEKWKETSKHFEGSWWTPWSEWLASHSGKKINAPAKEGNKEYKIIEPAPGTYVREKCSHCFPDNAHEKNHAHS; the protein is encoded by the coding sequence ATGAAAGAATCGGAAAACGACCTGAAGGATATTTTTGAAGAAACCTTCCGGGCGAACCAGAAAATCATTCAGAACTACTTTGAAAATCTATCGGGCTACCAGCATGACCTGCGCGATATAGGATTAACTTATTCCTCTTTTGCAAGCAAGGTATTTGCTGAGCCTGAAGAAATGGTTAAGATCCAGGCCAACTACCTGAATTTTCTTGATAAGCAGCAAAAATTATTTCTATCAATGTTTAACAGAAAAGATGGAGAAGCATATTCTCCTGTAATTGAACCTAGGCATGAGGACAAGCGCTTCAAAGCGCCTGAATGGAAGGATCAGCCGTTTTTCGACTATATAAAACAAAGCTATTTGTTGGTTACGGAATTTATGCAGAAATCTGTCAATGATGTTGATATGGAAGAGGGCCGTAAGCGTAAGTTATCGTTTTACATGAACCATTACATTGATGCGCTGTCGCCTTCCAATTTTGCAGCTACCAACCCGGAAGTAATCCAGCTTGCGCAGGAAACCAAGGGTGAAAGTTTAAAGCAGGGGTATAAGAATCTGCTGACAGATGTCAAAAAGGGGCGTATAACGCAAATGGATGAAACGGCCTTTGAAGTGGGTAAGAATCTTGCAATTACTCCAGGTGCGGTGGTTTATCAGAACGAGTTGATCCAGTTAATTCAATACAAACCGGCTGGAAAAAAGGTCTATGAGAATCCTCTTCTCATCATCCCTCCCTGGATCAATAAATATTACATTCTTGACCTTCAGCCCGAAAATTCCTTTGCTCGATTTATGGTAGAAAAAGGATTTACGGTATTTATGATTTCATGGAAAAACCCAACGCCATTCATGCGTAATACTTCTTTCGATGATTATGTCGAAAAGGGTATCCTGAGGTCAGCAGAGGTGATCCAATCTATAACGAATGGTAAAAAAGTGAATATGCTCGGCTATTGCTTGGGCGGTACATTATTGGGGACAGCATTGGCTGTGATGTATGCACAAAAAAATATTTCTGCTCAGTCAGCGACATTCCTTGCCTCTATGCTTGACTTTTCTGATGTTGGTCCGATGGGAGATGTAATTGATCAGGCGCTAGTAAGAAAACTGGAACGGGGAGAACTACAAAAACAGGGGGTCATGCATGGGCATGATATGGAAAGGGCATTCAATCTGATCCGTGCCAACGACCTCATTTGGAACTATGTAGTTAACAATTACCTGAAGGGGAAAAAACCAACGGCTTTTGATGTCCTCTTTTGGACGAACGACAATACCAATCTTCCGGCAAAAATGTATAGCTACTATCTGCGGGAAATGGTATTGGGAAACAAATTGAGCAGGAAAAATGCACTCAGAATGTGCGATACTCCTATTGACTTGGGCCAAATAGATATTCCGACATTTATTGTTGCCACTCGCGAAGATCATATTTCTCCTCCCCAGACTGCCTTCACGACAACAGAACTCCTGAGCGGCCCGGTTGAATTCGTTCTGGGTGATTCAGGCCATGTAATGGGGATTGCCAATCCTCCATCGAGAAAGAAATATGGATACAGCCGATTTGGCAAACTGGGCTATGGATACGAAAAATGGAAAGAAACCTCAAAACACTTTGAGGGTAGCTGGTGGACTCCGTGGAGCGAATGGCTTGCCTCGCATTCAGGAAAAAAAATAAACGCACCTGCCAAAGAAGGAAATAAAGAATATAAAATTATTGAACCTGCACCGGGAACTTATGTGAGAGAAAAATGTTCGCATTGTTTTCCTGATAACGCTCACGAAAAAAATCATGCGCACTCCTAA
- a CDS encoding phasin family protein, protein MRNKNFDTDTLEENISSANKLFSETFSTMSDIYRKQMEFSYDLFNNFFNPVKADKIKSGINPELFTSGTEQLRKNFENMAEQSRNMMSSFLNLYSGKSFGKPDGENITDSVLNAYKLQTKQIADINHKFFKVFNETFKTANVDFDSLYDSFRKSTEENIRMADEEIKRTLNNYIAISGRSSKDFQRMLETANKQMEVLTKNNMNLWSDLLNSTKKENKKTTGKSKK, encoded by the coding sequence ATGCGAAACAAAAACTTTGATACCGACACGCTCGAAGAAAATATTTCTTCAGCCAACAAATTATTTTCAGAAACATTTTCCACCATGTCAGATATTTACCGTAAGCAGATGGAATTCAGTTATGATCTGTTCAATAATTTCTTCAATCCGGTTAAAGCAGATAAAATAAAATCAGGCATAAATCCTGAACTGTTCACATCCGGCACAGAACAGCTGAGGAAGAATTTTGAAAATATGGCTGAACAATCAAGAAATATGATGTCATCATTTCTGAATTTATATTCCGGAAAGTCATTTGGGAAGCCAGATGGCGAGAATATCACAGATTCTGTATTGAATGCCTATAAATTGCAGACAAAACAAATTGCGGATATCAATCATAAATTCTTTAAAGTATTCAATGAAACCTTCAAGACGGCAAATGTTGATTTCGACAGTTTGTATGACTCATTCCGCAAGAGTACTGAGGAAAATATCCGCATGGCGGATGAAGAAATCAAAAGGACGCTGAATAATTATATCGCCATCTCCGGCCGATCTTCAAAGGATTTTCAAAGAATGCTTGAAACTGCTAACAAGCAAATGGAGGTTCTCACAAAAAACAACATGAATCTCTGGTCAGATTTGCTTAATAGCACGAAAAAAGAGAACAAAAAAACTACCGGAAAAAGCAAAAAATAA
- a CDS encoding response regulator, whose product MKTTILVIEDTVSILENISEILELAGFKAIPASNGKEGIINAQKHLPDLILCDILMPKKNGYEVLTELSQMIKQKNIPFIFLSAKSEKNDLKWAMELGADGYLTKPFDSDELIELIRSKLNKR is encoded by the coding sequence ATGAAAACAACTATTCTGGTTATAGAAGATACGGTGTCAATTCTTGAAAACATATCTGAAATACTTGAATTGGCCGGTTTTAAAGCCATACCTGCATCAAACGGCAAAGAAGGGATAATAAACGCTCAAAAGCATCTCCCTGATTTAATTTTATGTGATATTCTAATGCCGAAAAAGAACGGCTATGAGGTACTGACTGAATTATCCCAGATGATTAAGCAAAAAAACATTCCATTCATATTTCTCTCAGCTAAATCCGAGAAAAATGATTTGAAATGGGCAATGGAACTTGGCGCAGATGGTTATCTGACTAAACCCTTTGATAGCGATGAATTAATCGAACTGATTCGTTCAAAACTTAATAAGAGATGA
- a CDS encoding isoaspartyl peptidase/L-asparaginase, producing MKLHRFIFFTLILFGWNLLAQPNSSQMENFAIVMHGGAGTILKKDMPPELEKQYSDKMKEALQVGYDTLKKGGTALSAVEASIKILEDSPLYNAGKGSAFTSDGKNEMDASVMDGKSLKAGAVAGVRTIKNPVSAARMVMEKTPHVLIAGKGAEKLAKENGLKIVDTSYFFVQRRWDQMQRAKKEEKIKLDHSSDTSGSIQPLNDMFNDKKFGTVGAVALDKFGNLAAGTSTGGMTNKKPGRVGDSPIIGAGTYANNATCAISCTGHGEYFIRYAVAHDVSALMEYKALTLEQAANEVVMKKLVEAGGEGGLIGIDAKGNIAMPFNSKGMYRGFVKKGGKISVMIYKDDLPE from the coding sequence ATGAAGCTTCATCGATTTATTTTCTTTACTTTAATTCTGTTCGGTTGGAATTTATTGGCTCAACCTAATTCATCACAAATGGAAAACTTCGCGATAGTAATGCATGGAGGTGCGGGTACTATTCTTAAAAAAGATATGCCGCCTGAACTTGAAAAGCAGTATAGTGATAAAATGAAGGAAGCGCTGCAGGTTGGTTACGATACGCTTAAGAAAGGAGGGACGGCACTTTCTGCGGTTGAAGCTTCAATTAAAATCCTTGAAGATTCGCCGCTGTATAATGCCGGTAAAGGCTCTGCTTTCACATCTGACGGTAAGAATGAAATGGATGCGTCTGTTATGGACGGGAAATCATTGAAGGCGGGTGCTGTAGCCGGTGTGCGGACAATAAAGAATCCGGTTAGTGCGGCCCGGATGGTTATGGAAAAAACACCTCATGTACTTATCGCCGGTAAAGGAGCCGAAAAACTAGCGAAGGAAAACGGTTTGAAAATTGTGGACACTTCTTATTTTTTTGTTCAAAGGCGCTGGGATCAAATGCAAAGGGCAAAGAAAGAAGAAAAAATAAAACTCGATCATTCATCGGATACCAGTGGAAGTATTCAGCCGCTGAACGATATGTTTAATGATAAAAAATTCGGAACCGTGGGTGCAGTTGCACTCGACAAGTTCGGAAATCTGGCCGCAGGTACCTCAACCGGTGGAATGACCAATAAAAAGCCGGGGCGGGTTGGTGATTCACCTATCATTGGCGCGGGTACTTATGCAAATAATGCCACTTGCGCCATTTCCTGTACTGGTCATGGTGAATATTTTATCCGGTATGCAGTGGCCCACGATGTTTCGGCTTTAATGGAGTATAAAGCATTAACACTTGAACAGGCAGCCAATGAAGTGGTGATGAAAAAACTTGTGGAAGCAGGAGGAGAGGGTGGCCTTATCGGGATCGATGCAAAAGGGAACATTGCAATGCCTTTCAACTCGAAGGGTATGTATCGCGGTTTTGTAAAGAAAGGCGGAAAAATTTCGGTGATGATCTATAAAGACGATCTTCCTGAATAG
- a CDS encoding thiolase domain-containing protein (Catalyzes the synthesis of acetoacetyl coenzyme A from two molecules of acetyl coenzyme A. It can also act as a thiolase, catalyzing the reverse reaction and generating two-carbon units from the four-carbon product of fatty acid oxidation): MNSPSKVYIVGAAQLQVEKKSPFSIREMGAKAVREAMDDAGVEEVDAIYIGNMLSGMLNYQQQLGSLVASAAGLKGTESVTVEAACGSGGAAIRAGIMAILSGFCETVAICGLEKMSHEDKEFVTRAIATASDWETEGSRGESFVTLNSRLMSMYIKHYRVSPDSFGMFGINAHKNAMLNPNALFKKEITRDQYLQSKYISEPVRIYDASPICDGAAAIILSKYPSPKSRGNYPCVKITGSAASTEHVGISSRTSPLAAEGIQRSGQKAFAMAGITAKDVDFFELHDAYSIIATLSLEAMGFAKPGEGWKLAEEGEIFGDGKIPISTFGGLKARGHALGASGVYQAVEAYLQLTDRAENNKIKKEARIGVIQSIGGTASTTITHVLERE, from the coding sequence ATGAATTCACCATCCAAAGTTTATATCGTTGGTGCCGCCCAGTTGCAGGTGGAGAAAAAATCTCCTTTTAGCATCCGCGAGATGGGTGCCAAAGCTGTCCGTGAAGCAATGGATGATGCAGGTGTGGAAGAAGTAGATGCGATCTATATAGGCAATATGCTATCGGGCATGTTGAATTACCAGCAGCAATTAGGGTCTCTCGTGGCCTCAGCAGCCGGGTTGAAGGGAACGGAATCGGTTACTGTAGAAGCAGCCTGTGGTTCGGGAGGTGCAGCCATTCGAGCCGGTATAATGGCAATCCTGAGCGGTTTTTGCGAAACTGTGGCAATATGCGGATTGGAGAAAATGTCACATGAAGACAAGGAGTTTGTAACACGAGCTATTGCTACGGCATCCGATTGGGAAACGGAGGGAAGCCGCGGAGAAAGCTTTGTTACGCTAAACTCCCGGTTAATGAGCATGTATATCAAGCATTATAGAGTTTCGCCTGATTCATTCGGAATGTTCGGAATTAATGCGCATAAAAATGCAATGCTTAACCCGAACGCTTTATTTAAAAAGGAAATAACCCGCGATCAATACTTGCAATCCAAATATATTTCTGAGCCCGTGCGTATTTACGATGCTTCTCCCATATGCGATGGCGCGGCAGCGATTATCTTATCAAAATATCCTTCGCCAAAATCTAGAGGAAATTATCCATGCGTAAAAATTACGGGATCTGCCGCATCAACTGAACACGTTGGAATAAGCAGCCGCACTTCTCCCCTTGCTGCCGAGGGAATTCAACGTTCCGGACAAAAAGCATTTGCTATGGCAGGCATCACGGCAAAGGATGTTGATTTTTTTGAACTGCACGATGCTTATTCCATTATCGCTACGCTTTCCCTTGAAGCAATGGGATTCGCTAAACCCGGTGAGGGCTGGAAACTTGCCGAAGAGGGAGAAATATTCGGTGATGGAAAAATTCCCATTTCAACTTTTGGCGGGTTGAAAGCAAGAGGACATGCCCTTGGAGCATCAGGAGTTTATCAGGCGGTGGAAGCCTATCTTCAACTGACTGACAGAGCTGAAAACAATAAAATAAAGAAAGAAGCGCGTATTGGAGTGATCCAAAGTATAGGAGGCACGGCATCCACAACCATTACTCATGTTTTAGAAAGAGAATAA